A part of Acropora palmata chromosome 6, jaAcrPala1.3, whole genome shotgun sequence genomic DNA contains:
- the LOC141884731 gene encoding uncharacterized protein LOC141884731 — MLFHKHLGFSAVKKSKIMSKRFYRTLWLFLVCGSVAVSQNCPNEAVRIKCDAAAQGVTDLKSVDWRVRFNHRSTAGQWLTLVTCDTAGGLNCLVTPYPEKPHGIKVLRNETDTLVIKRTSLEASFQDMEFICIVRQSTSLPTPSRVVPIDLSVECIWSHVDAVVNLTNHFMKILPLKTVDKVVLFDSSKANAIRIGVCHLHLGCKCNLSKRVDQRSALADRLQERQCSILFSPVRDSDEGLGMRVKVHFTDSSRRNLTLRIRLKPKEVAKTTSSLPTSTQAKKKGNIPEKMDLKNSQVAVKLATEKRVGKSTEGGTDSKRGQKAEKLHRTRELVAQILRMSRELNHLVNAAGNVSSAVKAN; from the exons GGTCGGTAGCAGTCTCTCAGAATTGCCCAAATGAGGCTGTAAGAATAAAATGTGACGCCGCCGCTCAAGGAGTGACTGACCTTAAAAGTGTCGACTGGCGAGTGCGTTTCAACCACAGGTCAACTGCTGGTCAATGGCTCACGCTAGTGACCTGTGACACTGCAGGAGGTCTAAACTGCCTTGTGACACCATATCCGGAAAAACCACACGGCATTAAGGTCTTACGCAACGAAACTGATACACTGGTCATTAAGCGTACATCGTTGGAAGCATCATTTCAGGATATGGAGTTTATATGTATTGTGAGGCAATCTACAAGTCTACCTACCCCTAGCAGAGTAGTCCCGATCGATCTCTCCGTGGAGT GCATTTGGAGTCACGTTGATGCTGTTGTAAACCTAACAAACCATTTCATGAAGATTCTGCCTTTGAAAACGGTCGATAAAGTCGTATTATTTGACAGTTCCAAGGCCAATGCAATACGCATTGGTGTTTGTCATTTGCATCTCGGCTGTAAGTGTAATCTCAGCAAAAGAGTTGATCAAAGATCTGCTCTTGCCGATCGACTGCAAGAGAGACAATGCTCCATTCTCTTCTCACCAGTACGAGACAGTGACGAAGGACTTGGGATGAGAGTGAAAGTGCACTTCACTGATTCCAGCAGAAGAAATTTGACTTTGAGGATTCGTTTGAAACCCAAAGAAG TGGCAAAGACAACCTCGTCGCTGCCTACTTCTACCCAAGCTAAAAAGAAG GGGAATATCCCTGAGAAAATGGACTTAAAAAACTCTCAGGTCGCTGTTAAATTAGCTACGGAGAAGAGGGTTGGGAAAAGCACAGAAGGCGGAACGGACAGCAAAAGAGGCCAAAAGGCAGAAAAGTTGCATAGGACGAGAGAACTCGTTGCTCAGATTCTCAGGATGTCGCGAGAATTGAATCATCTGGTGAATGCGGCGGGAAATGTATCGTCTGCAGTCAAAGCCAATTAA
- the LOC141883975 gene encoding uncharacterized protein LOC141883975, producing the protein MGDIGLEPHNTNVVSGISFLKWRTKIICSQGKRIPYDILNNLSSVDLFYEEKGKRETSSKKILGVYLAERLIATKQDADQIKYLVKWKGYSSFENTWEPEEHLSPLLLRYFAPPKPELAIIQENVERLRHGILECLRHKSPEQRITMEFRHDVFKHLFHSKGRKSPPEKNWTLYEEGDFSKCQIPNQWNCVFDKHGDGYRMRFPVKMRTLLGLSPKSHVKLGDKVMEKPRVYTEKVSIKFIKVTSSC; encoded by the exons ATGGGGGATATCGGTCTAGAGCCCCACAACACCAATG TTGTCAGCGGAAtctcatttttaaaatggcggacaaaaattatttgcagtcAGGGAAAACGTATCCCCTACgatattttaaataatttgagCTCTGTGGATCTGTTTTACGAAGAAAAAGGCAAGAGAGAAACatcttcaaagaaaattttaggTGTCTACCTGGCCGAACGGCTGATAGCAACAAAACAGGACGCAGAT CAAATCAAATATCTTGTCAAATGGAAAGGGTACAGCTCATTTGAGAATACCTGGGAACCTGAAGAACATCTTTCTCCGCTTTTGTTGAG GTACTTTGCACCCCCCAAACCTGAGCTTGCAATTATTCAGGAGAATGTGGAACGACTTAGACATGGCATACTGGAGTGCCTCAGGCACAAATCTCCAGAGCAAAGAATTACCATGGAGTTCAGACATGATGTTTTCAAACATCTATTTCACAGTAAAGGAAGGAAATCGCCT CCTGAAAAAAACTGGACCCTATATGAAGAGGGAGATTTCAGCAAATGCCAAATTCCCAACCAGTGGAATTGTGTGTTTGACAAACACGGTGATGGGTACAGGATGCGATTTCCTGTTAAGATGAGGACACTACTTGGTCTCTCCCCCAAAAGTCATGTAAAATTGGGGGACAAAGTGATGGAGAAACCAAGGGTATATACTGAAAAAGTATCAATTAAGTTCATTAAAGTAACATCCTCATGTTAG
- the LOC141885128 gene encoding uncharacterized protein LOC141885128 produces the protein MPRRNPILLEQRERIIRAFEDTREDYLMVADTIGVNRSTARSMIVARYIREGQIAESPRGGANNVRVENEMKDCLNVILNDHFMLTLAQINQELKRRFPRKPRIHNRTVARTLGGMLLRFKIARRQPAERNRPDVIQKRHDYANWFMGQAIVRHTGFVDGCEHNIWTARSQGRAIRGEWAYRQLQVCGQRGKNLTVALAISPTAGLVFHSAVTGGMDAQTFADFLAQTRLHLDPDEQVVFFYDGAPAHHNPGNAGLNTQLKKLPPYSLFLNILEQAISSLKVA, from the coding sequence ATGCCACGACGAAATCCTATTTTGCTTGAACAGAGAGAAAGGATTATCAGGGCATTTGAAGATACGAGAGAAGATTATCTGATGGTAGCTGATACCATTGGTGTAAACAGGTCAACTGCTAGAAGTATGATCGTAGCAAGGTATATACGTGAAGGTCAAATCGCTGAAAGTCCACGTGGAGGTGCCAACAATGTTcgtgttgaaaatgaaatgaaagactGCCTAAACGTTATTTTGAACGACCACTTTATGTTAACTTTGGCACAAATAAACCAAGAGCTAAAACGACGCTTTCCGCGAAAGCCTAGAATTCATAATCGTACTGTGGCAAGAACTCTAGGTGGAATGCTATTGCGTTTTAAAATTGCTAGACGTCAGCCTGCGGAACGGAACCGCCCTGATGTGATACAGAAACGTCATGACTACGCCAACTGGTTCATGGGCCAAGCTATCGTAAGGCACACAGGTTTCGTTGATGGATGTGAACACAACATATGGACAGCTAGAAGCCAGGGCAGAGCGATACGAGGAGAATGGGCATACAGGCAATTACAAGTCTGTGggcaaagaggaaaaaatctGACTGTCGCACTTGCCATTTCTCCAACGGCTGGCCTTGTTTTTCACTCTGCGGTAACAGGAGGGATGGATGCTCAAACCTTTGCAGACTTCTTGGCCCAAACAAGACTTCATCTTGATCCGGATGAACAAGTTGTATTCTTCTACGACGGCGCACCAGCTCACCATAACCCGGGCAATGCTGGGCTTAACACCCAGCTTAAGAAGTTGCCGCCTTATAGTCTATTTTTAAACATCCTGGAGCAAGCTATAAGCTCATTAAAAGTTGCATAA